A genomic window from Phycisphaerales bacterium includes:
- a CDS encoding PP2C family protein-serine/threonine phosphatase produces MAFFEGSTQAQMDHVVAMMRDMSTRTDPQDMVRTYRAAVAQLVKTDATMALSRRGLERPWFRITRSTRWKESINPWSEKDKLPLMRGGLLAELLYADRPTIIQDLRVDAGDPAYEYLKGYGSLYAMPLFEHGEAVNMNVALMAAKNGINEERAPVMLWMGNLFGRATANLVLADQLRKANDALDRELQAVSAIQRSLLPPTLPDVKGLRLAAHYETSARAGGDYYDLFPLSHGRLGLLIADVSGHGTPAAVMMAITHALAHSNAGTPCAASNEPAEMLTHLNERLVRSYSRGNTGFVTAFYGVFDPAAKTLRYASAGHNPPRVRRGSGTAPVVEGLEGGRDVPLGVLEGTTYREAATTLYAGDGLLLYTDGITEARSPDGEEFGTERLDQRLVSTVRTQGASVAMPEPGWTIQGVLESVTEFTRARPPEDDRTLVAGEIV; encoded by the coding sequence ATGGCATTCTTCGAAGGCTCCACCCAGGCTCAGATGGATCACGTTGTCGCGATGATGCGCGACATGAGCACGCGGACGGACCCGCAGGACATGGTGCGGACCTACCGCGCGGCCGTGGCGCAGCTGGTCAAGACCGACGCGACAATGGCGCTGTCGCGCCGGGGCCTGGAGAGGCCGTGGTTCCGCATCACGCGGAGCACGCGTTGGAAGGAGAGCATCAATCCGTGGTCCGAGAAGGACAAGCTGCCGCTGATGCGCGGCGGGCTGCTGGCGGAGCTGCTGTACGCCGACCGCCCCACGATCATCCAGGACCTGCGTGTCGACGCCGGTGACCCGGCGTACGAGTACCTCAAGGGCTACGGCTCCTTGTACGCAATGCCGCTGTTTGAGCACGGCGAGGCGGTCAACATGAACGTGGCCCTGATGGCGGCGAAGAACGGCATCAACGAGGAGCGTGCCCCCGTGATGCTGTGGATGGGGAACCTCTTCGGCCGGGCGACGGCCAACCTGGTGCTGGCCGATCAGCTGCGCAAGGCCAACGACGCCCTGGACCGAGAGCTGCAGGCGGTGAGCGCGATCCAGCGTTCACTGCTGCCGCCGACGCTGCCGGATGTCAAGGGTCTGCGGCTGGCGGCGCACTACGAGACGTCGGCCCGTGCCGGCGGGGACTATTACGACCTGTTCCCGCTCAGCCACGGCAGGCTGGGGCTGCTGATCGCCGACGTCAGCGGGCACGGCACGCCCGCGGCGGTGATGATGGCGATCACGCACGCCCTGGCCCACTCCAACGCGGGGACCCCGTGCGCGGCGTCCAACGAGCCGGCAGAGATGCTCACGCACCTCAACGAGCGGCTGGTGAGGTCCTACTCGCGCGGGAACACGGGGTTCGTCACCGCGTTCTACGGCGTGTTCGACCCCGCGGCGAAGACGCTGCGGTACGCCAGCGCCGGGCACAACCCGCCGCGGGTGCGCAGGGGCAGCGGCACGGCCCCGGTGGTGGAGGGGCTGGAGGGTGGGCGCGACGTGCCGCTGGGCGTGCTCGAGGGCACGACCTACAGGGAGGCGGCAACCACGCTCTACGCGGGCGACGGGCTGCTGCTGTACACCGACGGCATCACCGAGGCCCGCAGCCCCGACGGCGAGGAGTTCGGCACTGAGCGCCTCGACCAGCGGCTGGTGAGCACGGTGCGGACGCAAGGTGCGAGTGTGGCAATGCCCGAGCCGGGGTGGACCATCCAGGGCGTGCTGGAGAGCGTGACCGAGTTCACGCGGGCGCGCCCCCCGGAGGACGACCGGACGCTGGTGGCGGGGGAGATCGTGTGA
- a CDS encoding bifunctional methionine sulfoxide reductase B/A protein, which produces MKPVTLAVLVVFLVGCLVMAAAALGLARTQPEKTGKPDMHTTKTKAPAYSKSGYDIQPLSQSKIEELAKKLAPDEAKVILAKGTEAPFCGNLLDNKKEGVYVCKLCGLPLFSSDAKFDSGTGWPSFFKPFDRDHVAVHSDTSLGMVRDEILCQRCGAHLGHVFNDGPRPTGLRFCLNSVSLDFVEKKDGKLDLPKASRPVKTETAYFAGGCFWGVEDHFQQVPGVIDAVSGYMGGHKSKPTYKEVCADNTGHAETVKVTFDPAKVTYPELLTWFFKLHDPTQLNRQGPDYGTSYRSAIFAADDKQLEAAKKFIDEQQKTERFAKKKIVTQLVLATDKTPFYPAEDYHQDYHAKHGGSCPLPGE; this is translated from the coding sequence ATGAAGCCCGTCACCCTCGCCGTTCTGGTGGTCTTCCTCGTGGGGTGCCTCGTTATGGCCGCGGCCGCGCTCGGCCTCGCCCGCACGCAGCCCGAGAAGACCGGGAAACCCGACATGCACACCACGAAAACTAAGGCTCCCGCGTACTCCAAGTCCGGCTACGACATCCAGCCGCTCTCGCAGTCAAAGATCGAGGAGCTCGCCAAGAAGCTCGCCCCCGACGAGGCCAAGGTGATCCTCGCCAAGGGCACCGAGGCCCCGTTCTGCGGCAACCTCCTCGACAACAAGAAGGAGGGCGTCTACGTCTGCAAGCTGTGCGGCCTGCCGCTCTTCTCCTCGGATGCCAAGTTCGATTCCGGCACTGGCTGGCCCAGCTTCTTCAAGCCCTTCGACAGGGACCACGTCGCCGTGCACTCTGACACCTCGCTTGGCATGGTCCGCGACGAGATCCTCTGTCAGCGCTGTGGCGCCCACCTCGGCCACGTCTTCAACGATGGCCCGCGCCCCACCGGCCTGCGCTTCTGCCTGAACTCCGTCTCCCTCGACTTCGTGGAGAAGAAGGACGGCAAGCTCGATCTCCCCAAAGCCTCGCGGCCCGTGAAGACCGAGACCGCCTACTTCGCCGGCGGCTGCTTCTGGGGGGTGGAGGACCACTTCCAGCAGGTCCCCGGCGTCATCGACGCCGTGAGCGGCTACATGGGCGGCCACAAGAGCAAGCCCACCTACAAGGAAGTCTGCGCCGACAACACCGGCCACGCCGAGACCGTCAAGGTCACCTTCGACCCCGCCAAGGTCACGTACCCCGAGCTGCTCACCTGGTTCTTCAAGCTCCACGACCCCACGCAACTCAACCGCCAGGGCCCCGACTACGGCACCAGCTACCGCAGCGCCATCTTCGCCGCCGACGACAAGCAGCTCGAGGCCGCGAAGAAGTTCATCGATGAGCAGCAGAAGACCGAACGCTTCGCGAAGAAGAAGATCGTGACGCAGCTCGTGCTCGCGACGGACAAGACGCCCTTCTACCCGGCCGAAGACTACCACCAGGACTACCACGCCAAGCACGGCGGCAGCTGCCCCCTGCCGGGCGAGTGA
- a CDS encoding DNA-formamidopyrimidine glycosylase family protein encodes MPELPDVMIYVEALRKRVLTRRLTAVRVRSPFVVRTFEPRVESVQGRGVAGVERVGKRVALEMDGGLFLVLHLMIAGRLRWFDGGAGGEVKGVGKIGLAEFLFESGTLVLTEASTQKRASVHVVSGRAGLAELDAGGIGVLSCTPAEFAERLRSENRTLKRALTDPRKFAGIGNAYSDEILHAARMSPLKLTGKMTDVECAGLHRACVSTLTAWWERLRVEFGLDQGPGRFPGTGEITAFRPDFAVHGKFGQACPACGSRVQRIVRADNECNYCPGCQTGGKVLADRSLSRLFKEDWGNAME; translated from the coding sequence GTGCCGGAACTGCCGGATGTGATGATCTACGTCGAAGCGCTGCGCAAGCGCGTGCTCACGCGCCGGCTCACGGCGGTGCGGGTGCGGTCGCCATTTGTAGTGCGGACGTTCGAGCCGCGGGTGGAGAGCGTGCAGGGGCGCGGGGTGGCAGGGGTGGAGCGGGTGGGCAAGCGCGTGGCGCTGGAGATGGATGGCGGGCTGTTCCTGGTGCTGCACCTGATGATCGCGGGGCGGCTGCGGTGGTTTGATGGTGGTGCGGGGGGTGAGGTGAAGGGCGTGGGGAAAATCGGGCTGGCGGAGTTCCTGTTCGAGAGCGGCACGCTCGTGCTCACCGAGGCGAGCACGCAGAAGCGGGCGTCGGTGCATGTCGTGAGCGGGCGCGCGGGGCTGGCGGAGTTGGACGCGGGCGGAATCGGGGTGCTGTCGTGCACGCCGGCGGAGTTCGCGGAGCGCCTTCGGAGCGAGAACCGCACGCTGAAGCGGGCACTGACGGATCCCAGGAAGTTCGCGGGGATCGGGAACGCGTACAGCGATGAGATCCTGCACGCGGCCAGGATGTCGCCGCTGAAGCTGACGGGCAAGATGACGGACGTGGAGTGCGCGGGACTTCACCGCGCGTGCGTGTCCACGCTGACGGCTTGGTGGGAGCGGCTGCGGGTGGAGTTCGGGCTTGATCAGGGCCCTGGCCGCTTTCCGGGCACGGGAGAGATCACCGCGTTCCGGCCCGACTTCGCCGTGCACGGAAAGTTCGGGCAAGCGTGTCCGGCGTGCGGCTCACGCGTGCAGCGGATTGTGCGGGCGGACAACGAGTGCAACTACTGCCCGGGGTGCCAGACGGGCGGGAAGGTGCTCGCTGACCGGTCCCTGTCGCGGCTGTTCAAGGAGGACTGGGGCAATGCGATGGAATGA
- a CDS encoding zf-TFIIB domain-containing protein, whose translation MKCPACKQSAFLTRDLDQGLASNHCAGCHGNWISGQQYWDWLRAKGENLPERDPGSPTPQVADSPSAKTCPTCGRWLIKYKVGHGLAFHVEHCGGCDGVWLDSNEWEALKARNLHDDLQFICDSLWQRGVHRDETEALAQARFAKALGTDFEKARDLRAWITNHPNRAVLLAYLIDHLPGR comes from the coding sequence ATGAAGTGCCCCGCCTGCAAGCAGTCCGCGTTTCTAACCCGAGACCTCGACCAGGGCCTCGCCTCCAACCACTGCGCCGGCTGCCACGGCAACTGGATCTCCGGCCAGCAGTACTGGGACTGGCTGCGTGCGAAGGGCGAGAACCTCCCCGAGCGCGACCCGGGCTCTCCCACCCCTCAGGTCGCGGACTCACCCAGTGCCAAGACCTGCCCCACCTGCGGCCGCTGGCTCATCAAGTACAAGGTCGGCCATGGCCTCGCCTTCCACGTCGAGCACTGCGGCGGCTGCGACGGCGTGTGGCTCGATAGCAACGAGTGGGAAGCCCTCAAGGCCCGCAACCTCCACGACGACCTCCAGTTCATCTGCGACTCCCTCTGGCAGCGCGGCGTGCACCGCGACGAAACCGAAGCCCTCGCCCAGGCCCGCTTCGCCAAGGCACTCGGGACTGACTTCGAAAAAGCCCGCGACCTGCGCGCCTGGATCACCAACCACCCCAACCGGGCCGTGCTGCTCGCGTACCTGATCGATCACCTGCCGGGGCGATGA
- a CDS encoding MFS transporter — protein MPLQAPSSVGVLSQTPVLGRAARAVTSFHPSSQPVLSRRSYALELITTFFFAMTLMVIDGNVIGVFTRQTYDGLLPLATLNILVAVLGATGELANLLSFFWGSLGQGRPKVPLINALQLCVVLTAGLIALIPQTPAGLYALVAVVIVARVCWSGVLTLRPAVWRANYNAASRHRIVGHIQTVQMLVVAIGGALVGYILDQQNPAAYRVIVPIACTLGLVGVLAYSRMRVRGERVQLARERSASLMRFWDGPVVMWRILRKDPRYAQFMGCLFVLGFGNIMVGPVLVITLVEHFGLGYFKSILIASSLTNIVIPLAIPLWVRLMDRAHIVKFRAVQSWAFVVSGSCFLAGAYFKELPLMFVGAFFQGIAFGGGNLAWHLGHVDFAPPAESGHYMATHVTLNGIRGLLAPFTAVACYEAARAAGMDPSVAMFGMTLAITLVGCFGFWWLNSSMSAQIANHKR, from the coding sequence TTGCCGTTACAAGCACCTTCATCCGTCGGCGTGCTGTCGCAGACCCCTGTCCTGGGGCGTGCGGCGCGTGCCGTGACGTCGTTCCACCCCTCGTCACAACCTGTCCTGAGTCGGCGCTCGTACGCGCTTGAACTGATCACCACGTTCTTCTTCGCGATGACGCTGATGGTGATCGACGGCAACGTCATCGGCGTGTTTACCAGGCAGACCTACGACGGGTTGCTGCCGCTGGCCACACTCAACATCCTGGTCGCTGTGCTTGGGGCGACGGGCGAGCTCGCCAACCTGCTCAGCTTCTTCTGGGGCTCGCTGGGGCAGGGTCGGCCCAAGGTGCCGCTGATCAATGCGCTGCAGCTGTGCGTGGTGCTCACGGCGGGGCTCATTGCACTGATCCCGCAGACGCCGGCGGGGCTGTATGCGCTGGTGGCGGTTGTCATCGTGGCTCGCGTGTGCTGGTCAGGGGTGCTGACGCTGAGGCCGGCGGTGTGGCGGGCGAACTACAACGCCGCGTCGCGGCACCGGATCGTCGGCCACATTCAGACCGTGCAGATGCTCGTCGTCGCGATCGGCGGCGCCCTCGTCGGCTACATCCTCGATCAGCAGAACCCCGCGGCCTATCGCGTCATCGTGCCGATCGCGTGCACCCTGGGGCTCGTCGGCGTCCTGGCCTACAGCCGCATGCGCGTCCGCGGCGAGCGCGTGCAGCTCGCACGCGAGCGCTCCGCCAGCTTGATGCGTTTCTGGGACGGCCCCGTCGTCATGTGGCGCATCCTCCGCAAGGACCCGCGCTACGCCCAGTTCATGGGCTGCCTCTTCGTACTGGGCTTCGGCAACATCATGGTCGGGCCCGTGCTCGTGATCACCCTCGTCGAGCACTTTGGTCTGGGCTACTTCAAGAGCATCCTGATCGCCAGCTCCCTCACCAACATCGTGATCCCGCTCGCGATCCCGCTGTGGGTGCGGCTCATGGATCGGGCCCACATCGTCAAGTTCCGGGCCGTGCAGAGCTGGGCATTCGTCGTCTCCGGCTCCTGCTTCCTCGCCGGCGCCTACTTCAAAGAGCTTCCGCTGATGTTCGTCGGCGCCTTCTTCCAGGGCATCGCCTTTGGCGGCGGCAACCTCGCCTGGCACCTGGGCCACGTCGACTTCGCGCCCCCCGCCGAGAGCGGCCACTACATGGCTACCCACGTCACCCTCAACGGCATTCGCGGCCTGCTCGCCCCCTTCACCGCCGTCGCCTGCTACGAGGCCGCCCGGGCCGCCGGCATGGACCCCTCCGTCGCCATGTTCGGCATGACGCTCGCCATCACCCTCGTCGGCTGCTTCGGCTTCTGGTGGCTCAACAGCTCCATGAGCGCTCAGATCGCCAACCACAAACGCTAA
- a CDS encoding metallophosphoesterase, which produces MIDTAPNYQPIISQPRDGRVRVAAMADLHVHKDRHHDNAPLFAEISQNADILVLCGDLTNLGTPEEAQHLAKDLMALRLPVLAVLGNHDYHSGKHEELKDVLRRAGVIFLDEDETFELGGVGFAGIKGFGGGFASHMLSSFGEEATKHFVAEALKESLALEHALQRLETPRSVVLMHYVPVAATAMGEPPEIFPFLGCSRLAETIDRFNVVAAFHGHAHRGSPVGQTPKGTPVYNVAMELMMKVHRRPYLVVEV; this is translated from the coding sequence ATGATCGACACCGCCCCCAACTACCAGCCGATCATCAGCCAGCCCCGCGACGGGCGTGTGCGCGTCGCCGCCATGGCCGATCTGCACGTGCACAAGGACCGCCACCACGACAACGCCCCGCTGTTCGCCGAGATCTCACAGAACGCCGACATCCTTGTTTTGTGTGGCGACCTCACCAACCTCGGCACGCCCGAAGAGGCCCAGCACCTGGCCAAGGACCTGATGGCCCTTCGCCTGCCCGTGCTGGCCGTGCTGGGCAACCACGACTACCACAGCGGCAAGCACGAGGAGCTCAAGGACGTTCTGCGGCGGGCGGGCGTGATCTTTCTCGATGAGGACGAGACCTTCGAGCTCGGCGGCGTCGGTTTCGCCGGCATCAAGGGTTTCGGGGGCGGGTTCGCCAGCCACATGCTCTCCTCCTTCGGCGAGGAGGCGACCAAGCACTTCGTCGCGGAGGCGCTCAAAGAGTCGCTCGCGCTGGAGCACGCCCTGCAGCGTCTGGAGACGCCGCGGAGTGTGGTGCTGATGCACTACGTGCCAGTAGCGGCGACGGCGATGGGGGAGCCGCCCGAGATTTTCCCGTTCCTGGGCTGCTCGCGCCTGGCCGAGACCATCGACCGCTTCAATGTCGTCGCCGCCTTCCACGGGCACGCCCACCGCGGCTCGCCCGTAGGCCAGACCCCCAAGGGGACGCCCGTCTACAACGTAGCCATGGAGCTCATGATGAAGGTCCACCGGCGGCCGTACCTTGTGGTCGAGGTCTGA
- a CDS encoding oligosaccharide flippase family protein gives MPEPQPSLQAPEPSPAVDPAMLPLSKAGVDQAPALGKTVGRGMAWMVAGSVISKGASVVTFGAVAALVSREDVGVWTMAFSFAAFTQFLRDGGVPQVLIQRGAKEYETLAGPVFWLALLVNLATGGLLAALAPVAAGPHVYNEPRLLPLLLIMALQLPLMSAATVWWARLQIDLRYDRLSNITTVSAVGRAVATVVFAWLGYGPLSFVLPIPMVILWENIAYAVSVREWPWKRPARVDLWRGLLATSINAVMVTFAFAVVNQGPYFALGRFLTSEQLGVFSLGYQIVTLVDQLLAATGVQVLFSALSKLNEEPERQRAATLRAARLMTLMSSLGSFGVFATVGPLALLIWGEKWVDSILPAMILAAAFPWRVLLWVPSPALQAQGRFRASAIIVTIAGAALTTAAVLGAVYGNGDAVPIAVAMAAVMVTVFLGLALRGLSLVGVPAINVLAATVPSWVLAALAGLGAWGGQWLVWRAFERSSLHPRLVAAVAVVVAGGMFCVLAYALFRLLARGLLREVAELAPARLGFVKRFV, from the coding sequence ATGCCCGAACCACAGCCGTCATTGCAGGCCCCCGAGCCCTCGCCCGCCGTTGATCCGGCCATGCTGCCCCTGTCCAAAGCGGGCGTGGATCAGGCACCCGCGCTGGGGAAGACGGTGGGGCGCGGAATGGCGTGGATGGTGGCGGGGAGTGTGATCAGCAAGGGTGCGAGCGTCGTCACCTTCGGGGCCGTGGCGGCCCTGGTGAGCCGCGAGGACGTGGGCGTGTGGACGATGGCGTTCTCCTTCGCCGCGTTCACGCAGTTCCTGCGGGACGGCGGGGTGCCGCAGGTGCTGATCCAGCGCGGGGCCAAGGAGTACGAGACGCTCGCCGGACCGGTGTTCTGGCTGGCGCTGCTGGTGAACCTGGCGACGGGCGGCCTGCTCGCGGCCCTGGCGCCGGTTGCGGCGGGCCCGCACGTGTACAACGAGCCGCGCCTGCTGCCGCTGCTGCTCATCATGGCCCTGCAACTGCCGCTCATGAGCGCCGCCACGGTATGGTGGGCGCGGCTGCAGATCGACCTGAGGTACGACCGGCTCTCGAACATCACGACGGTGTCGGCGGTCGGGCGGGCGGTGGCGACGGTGGTGTTCGCGTGGCTGGGGTACGGGCCCCTGAGCTTCGTGCTGCCGATCCCGATGGTGATCCTGTGGGAGAACATCGCCTACGCGGTGAGTGTGCGGGAGTGGCCGTGGAAGCGGCCGGCGCGGGTGGACCTGTGGCGGGGGCTGCTGGCCACGAGCATCAACGCGGTGATGGTGACATTTGCATTCGCGGTGGTGAACCAGGGGCCGTACTTCGCCCTGGGGCGTTTCCTCACCAGTGAGCAGTTGGGTGTGTTCTCGCTGGGGTACCAGATCGTGACGCTGGTGGACCAGTTGCTGGCGGCGACCGGCGTGCAGGTGCTTTTCAGCGCTCTTTCCAAGCTGAACGAAGAGCCCGAGCGGCAGCGAGCAGCGACGCTGCGGGCCGCCCGCCTGATGACGCTGATGTCGAGCCTGGGATCGTTCGGAGTGTTCGCCACAGTCGGGCCGCTGGCCCTTCTGATCTGGGGCGAGAAGTGGGTGGACTCGATCCTGCCGGCGATGATCCTGGCCGCGGCGTTCCCATGGCGGGTGCTGCTTTGGGTGCCCTCGCCGGCGCTGCAGGCGCAGGGGCGGTTCCGCGCGAGCGCGATCATCGTCACGATCGCGGGCGCGGCCCTCACGACCGCCGCGGTGTTGGGGGCGGTGTACGGCAATGGAGACGCGGTGCCGATTGCGGTAGCGATGGCGGCCGTCATGGTCACGGTCTTCCTGGGGCTCGCCCTGCGGGGGCTGAGCCTCGTCGGCGTGCCCGCGATCAACGTGCTCGCGGCGACCGTGCCGAGCTGGGTGCTGGCAGCGCTGGCGGGGCTGGGAGCGTGGGGCGGGCAATGGCTGGTCTGGCGGGCGTTCGAGCGCTCGAGCTTGCACCCGCGCCTGGTCGCGGCAGTGGCCGTGGTGGTCGCCGGCGGCATGTTCTGCGTCCTCGCCTACGCCCTCTTCCGGCTGCTGGCGCGGGGGCTGCTGCGGGAGGTGGCGGAACTGGCCCCGGCGCGGCTGGGCTTTGTGAAGCGGTTTGTGTAG